A window of Candidatus Methanomethylophilaceae archaeon genomic DNA:
ATTCGCATCAACCCTAATAAACGAAGAAGTGATTCATGTGGTCGTGAACGTATCAACAAAGACCAGATATGCGTTGCGCATGCTGGTCGACATCGCAGCCTTCCAGGAATCGGGAAAAGTGAAGATCAAGGACATCTCTGCCCGCCAGGATATCTCGATCAAATATCTGGAGCAGATTGTCACCATACTCTCCAAGGCCGATATCGTCAAGGGGGAGAGAGGACCTCAGGGAGGCTATGTCTTATCCCGCCCAGCTTCCGAGATCACCGTCGCCGAGGTGGTCATGAGCATTGAAGGCACCATGGCCCCCGTGCCATGCATAAAGGACGGCAGCGTCGACTGTCAGAGGAAGGACCGCTGTACAACCCTGGATATGTGGCTGAGAATAGAGAAGGCCGTCATGGACATCATGAACGAGACCACCATACAGGACCTTCTGAACGATGCCAACTCCAAGGGCATCATAATGATACAGGATTCGATGCCAGAATATGTGATACGATCGCGGCAGGATATTGACCATGGGAAGATACGAAAGGCAACTATTGGAATTCACGGCCGACGAGCAGGAACGTATTCGCAACGCAACGATAGGGATTGTTGGATGCGGCGGACTGGGTTCCCATGTCGTCACCGCACTCGCATCGGCAGGCATAGGGAAGATGGTGATCATAGATCCCGATGTCCCGGACATCACGAATCTGAACCGTCAGTTCATCTATTGCGAACATGTGCTGTCCGGCGAGGAGCCGAGGCATAAGGCGGAGATCATGGCGGAATGGATCCGCAAAATCAATCCCGAGGTCGAGGTCGAATACCATGTCGGAAGGTTCGATGAGGATACCTGCAGCGATTTCGATGATTGCGATGTCATGGTGGATTGTCTCGATTCAATATCCTCCAGACAATTCCTCAACGGATACTGCGTGTGGGTCGGGAAGCCGCTGGTCCACGGAGGCATCGCAGGGTTCACCGCGGAGTTCTGCACGATAATACCAGATTCCACCCCATGCCTGAGATGCATACTCGGGGACATGCCCAATGCAGTATCGCCTCCGGCGTCCATAGGGCCCGTCGTGATGTTCACCGGATCGCTCGAGGCCACCGAGGTGCTGAAGCTGGTCATCGGCCGCGATGATGCTTCCAGGGGCACGTTCTACTCATATGACCTGTCGTGCGGAAGGGTCACACCCATATCTTTCAGTCGGGATCCTGAATGTCCGGTCTGCGGCCATAGGGAATGATCTATGTCCGGGATCCACTGTAAGGACATCTCCGTCAAGGAGGTGGATTTCCCTCTCACTGTGGAAGGTATTGCGGAAGGCCTGGCGAATTGGAAGGTCTACAGGCGCTCTGAATACCTGGTCCTAAAGAACGGTCAGGACACATCCGTACTGAAACTCGGGGCCTCGGAATCCGATCGCCTGTTCAAGGATCTGGACTCATTCGAGGTCGTTTCACTTCCCGATGAGACCGTGTTGTTGGAATGCGAAGATGTGGACGTGCTCAATGCCTCATCGATGGCCCGCATTCAATCCTTGCATCCCGGAAAGACGATTGTGGTCAAGGGGATGTTTAGCCACGTTGGACTGGCAAAGGGACTCATTGCACACCGTATCAGGGTAGTGGATGTGATCCCTCCGAGGCCTTCCAAACTGCGCCACTTCGTAGAGAAGGCAATCGATTCAGGACTAATCGATCGCCCTGTGATCCCTGAATACCGGGAGATCGATCTGGAACGTCTGGCGGAAGAGTCCGAGTCGAAGTCCGTGATGTTCCCATGTTCGGCATCCG
This region includes:
- a CDS encoding HesA/MoeB/ThiF family protein, whose translation is MTMGRYERQLLEFTADEQERIRNATIGIVGCGGLGSHVVTALASAGIGKMVIIDPDVPDITNLNRQFIYCEHVLSGEEPRHKAEIMAEWIRKINPEVEVEYHVGRFDEDTCSDFDDCDVMVDCLDSISSRQFLNGYCVWVGKPLVHGGIAGFTAEFCTIIPDSTPCLRCILGDMPNAVSPPASIGPVVMFTGSLEATEVLKLVIGRDDASRGTFYSYDLSCGRVTPISFSRDPECPVCGHRE